A stretch of DNA from Pirellulales bacterium:
GCCTTGAGATCGGCGCCGGAGCAGAACGAGCCGCCGTTGCCAGTGATGACAATCACGCGCGCCCCTTCGGCCGGCGCGCTCTCAATTTGCTCGCGCATCCGATCGGCCGACTCCGGTGTAATGGCGTTCTTCACCTCGGGGCGATTGAAGCAGCACCATTTCACCTTGCCGCGCATTTCCGCGGTGACCAATACGGCATCGCTCATGGTTTGCAAGCTCGCGAAGAATAGGAGGACCGGACTCGGCAATACGACGCGGATGGGCGAAACTACTTGGCTTTCTGTGGCTTCGAATTCGTCTTCTGCATGTCCAAAATGAGCCCCGCGAATTGAGTCACGGCGCCCATCAGCTTTACCACGCCTTGCCCCGCCTCTCCGCGAACAACGAGCGAGCCATCTTCCACGGTGGCCGTCATCTGCGCGTGATCGGCGCCACGCAATTGCGTGGTTAGCAGCGCAATGGCCGAGCGCAATTGTGGTTCTTCGTTGAGCTGTCCACCCATCCGCATGATAGGGGCCAATTTCATTTTGGCCTGCATCGGCGGGGTGTCCACTTCGCTCAGCTGGAGCGTGCGGCGGATCAAATCCACTCCCTGCTTCCCTACGGCGAACCAAAGATTGTCGTCTTTCACCGCCACCGATAGCTTGATTTCGCCGTCGAAGAGCTTGGCTAATTCCTCTAACTGCGACTTCGGTTCGATCGTCAGTTTCAGACTGTGAATTGCCACCCCGCCCGCATCAGCCTCGTTCCATTTCACCGAGGCAAAGCCGGGGTCTCCCTTCGCCAGTTCGCCAATCTTGTCGACAATCGTCTGCAGCTTGCTGCCATCCGCCGCGCGGGCCGCGACGACCAGACTGCGCTGTGGTTTTTCCACCATCTGCACGGCCACGTCCAGATTGCCCGATTCCACAGTGCCTCGCGCCACTTCGACCATGCTGGCCGCTAGCTCCTTGAGGATTGCGCGTTCCTCGTCCGATTTCACCTCGGTCGATTTGTCGAGAATGGCGGCGACCAGATCGCCGTATGCTTTGACCTGCCCCACATACTCATCGATCGAGCCCTTGTCGAGCGGGCCGGTCATATTCATAAGCAGCGAGGGGATCGACTTCTCATCGGCCACCAGCACGTTGCCAAAGCGGGTTTTCAGATCGTGTAATTCGGCAAGGTGCGCCGCCAACGGCGACTCGGCCAGTGGCCTGACGATCATTTCGCCCCGCAGGTTTTTCTGATCCGCGTCGATTGTCAGGCCGATCGTCGTCGACTCGGACTCGCCGAGCCCCCGCTTCACCAGTTGCGACCGCAATAGCCCCAATTGCTGACGAAACGCGTACTGCGCGTCGCTCTCGTCGGGGCCCTTGGCGCCCACGTTCTCCAGCGAGACGCGCAACTGGTCGATGGCCAAATCGCGGAACACTTCTGGTATGTTCTGCGCATTGAATTGCATGGCCATGTCGTAGCTTTGCGGCAGCGTTCCGAACACTATTGCAGGGTCGGGCAGCGCCGCCAAATGCTCAGGTGATTGCGCGAAATAGGCCCAGCCATCCTGGACCTTCACATGACCTGCGAACGGGCCCTGCTTGACGGCAAAGATTTCTCCCTCTGCCTGCACCGGGCCCAGCAGTGGCGCCAGCGCGGCAAACAGTTGCTGCGCGTCGCCAGAAAGCGGGATCATGCTGATCGGAATGACGTTCGTGCCATCGGTGACGATCGCAAACCCCAGCGGCTTCTCGGCATGGATCGCGCCGAGGTTGTTGATCTTCAGTCCCTTGGTCTGAAAGACCTTGTCCACCAGCGCGTTGAGGCGATCGATGTAGTAATCATCGTTGAGCGACTTGCCAATGAACTGCAAATCGGCAATGAGTCCCTGATAGCTAGACGCCACCAGCACGACCATTGGCTTGAGCGCCGCCGGTTGCGGATCTTGCGCTGGCGCGCGAGTTGCCAGCAAGGCGATACCAATGGCGATCCCAAGTATGCTGCGTTTCACGTCCACCGCACTCCACAAGCTGGGAAAACAAAAAGGGTTGCGAGCGGTTGAGCGTATCAGGACAGATTTGAGCACGCTAGTCCCTGTCGCCTCAGATTACCGCGTGGACTACGCGGCGTACGCAAATTGCTGAACCTACGGCGACGCTGTCGATTCTTCTAATCTTGCCGGGGCTACCGGACGAAAGAAGAAACAGGCGACATCGCCATCGAGATGCCTGGTTCGCACGGATGCGAAAACACCCCATCAATTTTCGAGCCTTCGCGTCGACCCTGCTGCTGGCAGCGCTCCTGGCGTCGAGCATGGGGTGTCAATGTATGCGGTCGCTGAATTGCTCCTTGTCGCTGGGACTGGATCACATCTGCGCCCACTGGGGTCTTGGCGCTGGCTGCTGCGGCGCCTGTGGTGGCGACTGCCGCCGCCAATGCGATGATTGCGCCGCCGAGTCCGCGGCCGAGGAAGAAGCGCCGCCTGCGGGACACGGAGACTTTCCTAAATTTCATCCAGTCCCCACCCAACCCGCGCTTGCGCCGCGCGATGAACATGGCTTCCCATTCAGGGGAGTGCCGCCGGAGTCAACGCCAGCTATCAATCCACCCGTTCAGCCAGAGGGTGAAATCGTGTTGCCGCCGCCGGCGCTTGCGCCCACTCCCGACGCGCAATCGTCGAAGCCGCGCGATAGTCAATCGCGACGCCCCAGTTGGGTGTTTGTCCGCGGCCGCGCTCGCCCCGCTCAACTGGAGCCCGCCCGACGAGAGCGACCCGTCTTCGAGGAAGAAATGCCCCCGCTGACGCCTCCACGTTGAAGCGCTCGCCGCGCGATGAGCAGCGTGCCGACCGCCATGCCCGCCAGGCTCAACGCGCCCGGTTCGGGCACGGCCAACGCGCCCCCTGGCAAGGGAAAGAACGCGTCGGCCCACAAGGTATAGTCGGCGCCATTGGCGAGTCCATCTTGGTTGAAGTCGCCCCCCGCGATGCCGGGGTTCAGCGTATAGAGATGATCGGCCAGCGCGGTGTAATCGGCGCCGTCGACTCGGCCGTCGAGATTGGCGTCTCCCACTTGAACCAGTGGCGCGTCCAGCACAGCGGCCGCCGCGGCCCGAATCGCGTATTGCAAAGCCTGAATGTTGTCGAACGGCGTGTATTCTGTGGCGAAAACGCCCACCATCTCATCATCGAAGTCGATCCAACTGGTGAACCCTCGTGCGCCGGCCGCCATCGCGCCAATGAGGTTTCCTTGCGCATCGCGCTCGTCGAGCCACACGCCCACACCATAGTCCGCGCTCGCGCCGAGCGGCGTGTAGCGCACATCCACATCGAGCGCCGTCTGGCGAGTGAACATAGCCTGCACCGCGCTTGCGGACAGCACCTGCTGCCCGTCCATCGCGCCGCCGCTGCGCAGCATTTCCATGAACCGGGCGAACTCGGGCGCCGTGCTGACGGCGCCGCCGCCAATCCAGGGGTTGCTTTCGGTGGTCTTGGCGTACTCGGTTACCTCAAGTCCCAGCGGCGCCGCGATGCGCTGCTGGAACCACTGGTTCCAAGACATGCCGCTGGCGACCTCGGCCGCCGCGCCGGCCGCCTGCATCGACACGCCGCCATACACAAACGCAGTGCCCGGCGGAAAGTAAATCGGCTCGGCAGCCAATTGGCTGGCCGACTCCTGCAAGGTGAGGTCGGGATCGGTGATCGCATACGACGTGTAGCCCAGACCTGACGTATGCGCAAACGCGTCGCGAATGGTGATCTCGGCCTTGGCGTCGGTGAATTGCGGTAGATACTGGCTCAGCCGGGAGTCGAGCGAGAAGCCGGGCCGCTGGTCGGTCAGCGCCATGATTGCGGCGCCAGACAACGTTTTGGTTGCGGAATCGATATGCGTCGATTGACCGCTCGCCCAGTAGCCAAAGGACTGATTGAAAACGACCTCGCCGCGGTGCATCAGCAAGATTTCGAATCCTGGCACGGCCTCCGCGACATTGGCGCCAGCTACTGCGTCGCGTGCTAGAGAGGTCACGGTATCAAAGTTACGAGTGTAAGTCTGCGCAAGAGCGAGAGTTGGCGCAACGCTGACCGCCAGCGCGCACCACAGGTGGTGTGACTGCATGTGGTTCCTGTTGGTATTTGCCCTCGGACTCGCTAACTCCTGGGAGGAGCACTGGCGGCGCGAGCCGAGAACGAGATGAGTGTTAGTCGTTTCTAGCACATGAGATGCAAATAGCTAGCAAGTTGCCCAATGGTGGGGAAATGAACAGTTACCAACTGGGCAAGGCCCCTCCGGCGGCCGCAGATTCAAGTCCGCGGTGAGGCCGCGCACGGACGCGGAAAATCACTTGCCGACTGGGACATGAGCCAAAGCGGTCTGGAACGTCCCAGCGGCATTTGATACCGTTCCCCGCCCGCTTGGGGCGGACTAAAAGTCGCTAGCCAGTCGCGCGATAAAACCGCGGAAATTGAGTTTGATGTCAGCCATAAAATTGCGAACGGCGCTGGTCCGTTGCTTGCTGCTCGGCACGGTGGCAGCGCTCGCCTGCGACGCGCTTGCCGCGCCGTGGGATCTGATCAGCTTCAAGCGGATCGATGCGAATCCAGAAAGGACCTATTCGCTCAAGGACACGAACGGGCCCTGGATGATCTTGGCGGTGACGTTTTCCGGCGACGGAGCGGAGAAGCAAGCCCGCGAGCTGGTGCTGGAGATTCGCAAGCGCTACAAACTGCCGGCGTACATGCACGCCATGTCGATCGATCTGGCCGACGCCGGCACACTGGGTTACGACCGCAACGGTCAGCCGCGCAAGATGAAGTATCAGAGCGGCGAGGAAATCAGCGAGATCGCCGTGCTGGTGGGCGACTATCCCGCCGTTGACGATCCGCAAGCCCAGCGCGACCTGGATCGCATCAAGGAACTCTCGCCCGACTGCCTCAAAATGAAAGAGGGCAAGCAGGTCAGCCGACCGCTCGCCGCCTTGCGCTTTATGCAGAAGCAGATTCAATCGGGCTTTGTCGACGAGAATCGGTCGGCGTTCATCGAAAACGTCAAAGCCGGTCGCGGTCCGCTGGGTAACGCGTTCGTCACCACCAACCCGTTGCTCCCGCGCGAGTACTTTGTGCCCAACGGCCTCGATCGCGAAACCGTGCAGATGAACGAGGGGCTGAAATTCAGCCTGCTCGATTGCAAAAAGCGCTACAGCGTGCGCGTGGCCACGTTCACCGGCGAAGTGATTATAGATCCCAAGAAGATCAAAGAAATCGAAAGCGGGCGGCAAATGACCAGCAAGTTGGTGCATGCCGCCGAGGACGCGCATGACATGGTCGCTGCGCTGCGCGCCAAGGGGGTGGAGGCGTACGAGTTCCATGACCGGTATTCCAGCGTGGTCTGTGTTGGATCGTTCGATTCCATTGGCAATCAATTGGCCGACGGACGCACCGAACTGCACCCGGCCATCAATCAGATCATGCGGCAATTCGGCGCGCAGTCGGCCGCGCCAGGCGCCACGCAGGCGAATAGCGTGCAAACCAAGTCGATCAAGACACATGGGCGCGAGATTCCCTACGACCTGCAGCCCATGCCCGTGGAGATTCCGCGGGCTTCCATCGCGCGGCAATTCGAGCACGTTGCCGAGCGCTTCTAGTCCAGCGCGACTTGCGACGCGCCGGCTCAAGCAGTAGCCTCTACGCGCTGGCGACATGTGCGATGGTGCGCCTCTTTTCATTCGCTACAAGGGAACTCGATCGATGCAGGTGCAAGGCAACACGTTTCTAGTGACAGGCGGCGCTTCGGGCCTGGGCGCGGCGACGGTCCGCAACTTGGTCGCGGCGGGAGGCAACGCCGTGATCTGCGATCTGAACGACGAACTAGGCGCGGCGCTCGCCAAGGAACTTGGCGCCAAGACGCGCTTTGCCAAGACCGATGTGGCCGACGAAGCCGCCGTGACGGCCGCCGTGGAACTGGCCCGCAAGGAGTTTGGCGGGCTGCAAGGGGCGATCAATTGCGCCGGCATCGGCACGGCGATGCGGGTGTTGGCCAAGGACGGGCCGCACAACCTGGAGGTGTTTTCGGTCGTCATCAAGGTGAACCTCATCGGCACCTTCAACGTAATTCGACTGGCCTCGGCGCTCATGAGCCAGGGCCAGCCGAACGCGCAGGGCGAGCGCGGCGTGATCGTCAACACCGCCTCGGTGGCGGCGTTCGACGGACAGATTGGCCAGGCGGCCTACTCGGCCTCGAAAGGGGGCATTGTCGGCATGACCCTGCCGATTGCCCGCGAGTTGGCCCGCTTTGGCATCCGCTGCGTGACGATCGCGCCGGGCCTATTCAACACGCCACTGATGGCGATGTTGCCGGATGAAGCCAAGCAGTCGCTTGGCCAGCAGGTGCCGTTTCCGCCGCGGCTGGGCGAACCCGACGAATTCGCCGCGTTGGTGCGACACATCGTGGAAAACATCATGCTCAATGGCGAAACCATCCGTCTCGACGGCGCCATTCGCATGGCCCCCAAGTAGTCCCCGCATTCTCATTCAAAGGGTACGCGCCCATGCCGAACGCGGCCACGCCGACTCCTGCGCAGTCGTTGCAACAAATGCTCACCGCCTCGTGGGTCACGCAGGCGATCTATGCCGCGGCCAAATTGGACCTGGCCGAACGCATCGCCGGCGGCCCAAAAACCGCGGCCGAGTTGGCTCAAGAAACCGGCATGCTGGCCGAGCCGCTGTTTCGCCTGCTGCGCGCGTTGGTCGGACTGGGCCTCTTCAAGAAGGATGCGAGCGATCGGTTCGCGCTGACGCCGGTCGGAGAACTGCTTCGCGCAGGCCATCCCGACTCGAAGCGCGCCATGGCCATCATGATCGGCGAGGAGCATCATCGCGCCTGGGGCGAACTGCTCTACAGCCTCCAAACGGGCAAGCCAGCCTTCGATCATGTTTACGGCGAACCGGTTTTTGACTATCTGGCCAAGCATCCCGCTGCCGGCGCTAATTTCGACGCCGCCATGACCGCCATTCATGGGCGCGAAACGGCCGCCATGATCGAAGCTTACGATTTTTCTGGCATCGATCACCTCGTCGATGTCGGCGGCGGCAATGGCACGCTCCTGTCGATGGTGCTCGCGCGCTATCCCAACTTGCGCGGCACGTTGTACGATCTGCCGCATGTGGTCGATCGCAATCGCGACAAGCTTCGCGAGGCGGGCATCGCCGATCGTTGTCGGGCCGTGGGGGGCGACTTCTTCCAGAACGTGCCAACCGGCGCCAACGCGTATTTGATGCGGCACATCATTCACGATTGGGACGACGAACGTTCGATCGCCATTCTCGACAACTGTCGCCGGGCGATGGCGGACGGCGGTCGCGTGCTGTTAATCGAGATCGTCCTTGGCGATGACCTCAAGTCGAACTTCGGCCCCATGCTCGACCTGAACATGCTCGTCATGCCCGGCGGCAAGGAACGCACTGCGGCGGAGTATCGCCAGTTGTTCAGCGCGGCTGGCTTGAAGCTGTCGCGGATCATCCCCACCACGGCCGATGTCAGCGTGATCGAAGCCGTGACCGCCTGAACGCGAACCGCTTACTCGTCCAGGAACACCACGTTCTTCTCCAGCGGCTCGCGGGTTTGTCGCGAGGCGTTGGCCGGCACGGCAGCGTCCTCGTATCCAAACGAGATGCCGCACATCACGCGCAGCGAGTCGGCGATGCCAAGCTCTTGGCGCAAGATCGCCGGGTACAGCCGCAAGCTGGCCTGCGCGCAAGAACTAACACCGCGGGCCCATAAGGCGAGCATAAAGGTTTGCGCCCACATGCCCACATCGAGCGCTACGCCGAGGCCATACGACTTTTCCATGCACACCACGGCCACGTGCGGCGCGTCGAAGAACTCAAAGTTGCGGACAAACGCCCGCAGCCGTCCTGCCTGGTCGCCGCGCTCAATTCCCATCTTTTGATAAAGCTCGACCGCGCATTCCACCTGCAAGCGGCGATAGTCACCCGGAAACTCGTCGACGGGATCGTCGGATTGCGGCGTCTCGCCGGCCGCGATCGCGCTGCGCAGCGTTTGTCGCAGCCGCTCCACCCGCGCGCCAGAGGCCACAAACACTCGCCACGGCTGCACGTTGCAGTTCGAGGGCGCGCGCTGCGCCAATTCGAGCGCCTCGCGCAGCACGGAGCGCGGCACGGGGCGATTGGTGATAAAACCGCGCACACTGCGGCGCGCGCGGATGGTGGCGTCCAGGTCGTGCATGTGCGGCTTCGCTGCGCGGTAGGTGGAGTCGCGTGTGTCCAGCTACCGCCCGTTATAGCGGTCCGCGCGGCAAATTGCGCCGATACGGCAGTTCTTCTTTGGGAGGCAGCGAATCGTCCGAGTCCTCCGCCCAGTCCTCGCGCTCCGCCTCGCTGGCGTAGTAGCGCAGCCAGGCGTCGGCGTCGTTGCCGGCGTCGGCGCAGTCCCAATGCAGCCAGGCGGGCGATCCCTCAATGCGCTTCTCAAAGCTCGGCAGGATGTCGCGATAGATCAGCGTGTAAAGCTGGCGATCGGTGAGGTGGTCGGTGAAGTCCAGCACAATGCGCTGGTCGAACAAAAGCTGCACCGTCTCCCACAGCCGGTCGTGCAGCGCCGCGTCGTCTAGGCTTTCGGGCGCCGGCAGGCTCAACTCCGGTTCAAACCAGCGGCTGATCGGAATCGCCGGAGCGCGTTCCCAGGCCAGCATGCTGGCCAAAAACTCGTTCTCCCGCGAAGTGGGAACCTCGTCGCGATTGAGCGCCACGAGCGAGTCGTCGAGATATGGCTCTAGCTCGTCGCGCAATTGGGCATTCAACAAAATCTGGTCGACGTCGTCCGACTTGTGATTCGGCGAGTGCAACATGAATGGAAACCTTGGTCAACAAGAGGGCGGCGCCAAGTCTTGGGGCGCGCGTTCCCTGGGTCCTACGAGGCGTCCTCATCCTCGCGGCATTGGGTGGGCGCACTGGGTCCAGCGCGTCCACAGATTCGACAATAACCACGTCCCGGTCCGCCGCAAATAGGGGCGGAGCTTTTCCCGCCAGCTTCCCGCGCGGCCCCCCGCGCGCCAGCGTTATTTTCGTTGAAGTCCAGCCGGCCGAAACGCTACCAACCGCAGATTTTTCGCCATGCGACGCGTCGCATGCGCCTGGCGCGCGGGGCCATGATCGCGGCGGCTTCAAGCGTTTGCCAGCAAGTTCGTGGCGCCTCTGCCCCTGCGAAATGGGGGGTGTAACAAGTCGGGCGATTCGCGACCTTTGTTGGTTGAAGTCCTGGAAAGCGCAGTTTACCCTGGCTTTGTTGGCGTCAATGTTCCGCCGATCGTCGCAACACGTTCGACCGGCGCCATTTGACAATCGCGCTACAGGGAATGCGGCCGAAAGCCAACGACTGACGTCCCGCCGATCGACGTCAGCGGCTTGGGGCATGACGCGCATTACTGGACCAACAACCGGCCGGCGTCGCAGCGACGTCGCCTTCCGCATTAGCCACGACGAGATCGTATGAACATCAATTGGTTTAAGCGCCGCCAGCCTCGATATGCCCCGGCGCTCCGTCGCCCCAGTTTTGCCGCGCTCTCCGGCGTTCAAACGCTGGAGCATCGCGCGTTGCTGGCGATCGACAGCGGACTTGTCGCCTCGCAGTTCAGCGCCACCGACGTCAATCGCGATGGCCGCGTCTCGGCGATCGACGCCTTGCAAATCGTCAACGAGTTGAATCGCGTCGGCAGCTACCGCGTCGGCGCCGCTGCCGGCCAGGCGCAACTCATGGCGGCCAGTTTGCCCGCCTCGACCGGATCAAACCTCGATGTCAACGGCGATGGCTGGGTGACTTCGATGGACGCACTGCGCGTGGTGAACCAGCTCAACGCGCAGCAGTCGACCGTGGTGCAGATTCGTTTGCAGGTCACCGACCTGAGCGACAACGCCATCACCAGCATCGGCGTGGGGGGCAATTTCAAGCTCAAAGTGTTTGTGCGCGACATGCGCGGCCTGGGCGGACAAGGTGGCGTCTTCTCCGCCTATACCGACGTGCTGTACAACGCCGCCTTGGCTGGCGTGACCGGCGCCGTGTCGTTCAACGCGCCTCCGTATTCCAATGGCCAAACATCCGACATCAGCACCGATGGCGTCATCGACGACACTGGCGCCTTCGACGGGTTCGATCCCCTCGGCAGCCAAGAGTTGCTTTTATTCACCGTGCCGATGGTGGCCCAAGGACCAGGAACTATCTCATTCATTTCTAATCCGGCCGAAGAGGGCGATGTGGCCGTATATGGCCAGGACAACCCGGTTCCGGCGACCGATATCGCGTATGGAACCACGCAACTTGAAGTGCTCGGCCTGCCCGCCATTTCCATCACCGATGTGACGCAAAGCGAAGGCACCGGCGGGGGCCTCACGAACTTCAACTTCACCGTCACTCTTTCGCAACCGGCCACCCAGGAGGTGCGCGTCGATTTCGCCACTGCGGGCGGAACGGCGCAGGGCGAAGTCGATTTTCAGAGTCGTCAGGGGCAATTGACCTTTGCCCCCGGCGAGGTCACCAAGACTATTTCGGTGGGCGTCTTCCGCGATCAGGTGAGCGAGCCCAACGAAACGTTCTTCGTGAATCTGACCAACGCCAGCCCCAACTCGGTGATTGCCGATTCGCAAGGGGTGGGCACCATTCTCGACGACGATGGCCCCCCCACGCTCTCTATCGACGACGTGACCAAGGCCGAAGGGGGCATTGGATCCACCGCCTATGTCTTTACGGTTTCGCTCGTCGGCCAGCCGGGCGTGCCGGTCACGGTCAGCTATGCCACGGCCAACGGCACGGCCTTCGGCGGCACCGATTTTCAGCCGGTGACCGGCAACCTCACCTTCAACCCCGGCCAGTTCACCAAGACCATCACGGTCAACGTGATTGGCGACGAGTTGCTTGAGGCCAACGAAACCTTCTTCGTCAATCTGAGCGGCGCGCAAAACGCCACCATCAGCAAGGCCCAAGGCATCGGCACCATCACCAACGACGACGTGCCGCCAGGCCTCTCCATCGATAGCCCCTTGCCGATTTCTGAGCCGGTGTCGGGCACCACGCCGCTGACCTTCACCGTCACGCTGTCGCAGGCGAGCGGCCTGCCGGTCACCGTCAAATACGCCACGCAGGCCAACACCGCAACCACGGCTGATTTTCAGCCGACCAACGGCACGCTCTCGTTCGCGCCGGGCGAACTGACCAAGACAATCACGGTGCAGGTCAAGGCCGATGGACTGTCGGAGTCCGAAGAAACCTTCTTCGTCAACCTCAGCAATCCGGTCAATGCGGAGATTATCCCTGGCAAGGGCCAAGGGGTCGGCACGATCCAGGATTTGCAGGTCGAAAAGCAGGTCCGCATCCGTTTGACCGCCACCGATCTGTTGGGTAACCCGCTGACTTCGATCACTGGTGGCGATACGTTC
This window harbors:
- a CDS encoding serine hydrolase, with protein sequence MTSLARDAVAGANVAEAVPGFEILLMHRGEVVFNQSFGYWASGQSTHIDSATKTLSGAAIMALTDQRPGFSLDSRLSQYLPQFTDAKAEITIRDAFAHTSGLGYTSYAITDPDLTLQESASQLAAEPIYFPPGTAFVYGGVSMQAAGAAAEVASGMSWNQWFQQRIAAPLGLEVTEYAKTTESNPWIGGGAVSTAPEFARFMEMLRSGGAMDGQQVLSASAVQAMFTRQTALDVDVRYTPLGASADYGVGVWLDERDAQGNLIGAMAAGARGFTSWIDFDDEMVGVFATEYTPFDNIQALQYAIRAAAAAVLDAPLVQVGDANLDGRVDGADYTALADHLYTLNPGIAGGDFNQDGLANGADYTLWADAFFPLPGGALAVPEPGALSLAGMAVGTLLIARRALQRGGVSGGISSSKTGRSRRAGSS
- a CDS encoding methyltransferase; the protein is MPNAATPTPAQSLQQMLTASWVTQAIYAAAKLDLAERIAGGPKTAAELAQETGMLAEPLFRLLRALVGLGLFKKDASDRFALTPVGELLRAGHPDSKRAMAIMIGEEHHRAWGELLYSLQTGKPAFDHVYGEPVFDYLAKHPAAGANFDAAMTAIHGRETAAMIEAYDFSGIDHLVDVGGGNGTLLSMVLARYPNLRGTLYDLPHVVDRNRDKLREAGIADRCRAVGGDFFQNVPTGANAYLMRHIIHDWDDERSIAILDNCRRAMADGGRVLLIEIVLGDDLKSNFGPMLDLNMLVMPGGKERTAAEYRQLFSAAGLKLSRIIPTTADVSVIEAVTA
- a CDS encoding 3-hydroxyacyl-CoA dehydrogenase, translated to MQVQGNTFLVTGGASGLGAATVRNLVAAGGNAVICDLNDELGAALAKELGAKTRFAKTDVADEAAVTAAVELARKEFGGLQGAINCAGIGTAMRVLAKDGPHNLEVFSVVIKVNLIGTFNVIRLASALMSQGQPNAQGERGVIVNTASVAAFDGQIGQAAYSASKGGIVGMTLPIARELARFGIRCVTIAPGLFNTPLMAMLPDEAKQSLGQQVPFPPRLGEPDEFAALVRHIVENIMLNGETIRLDGAIRMAPK
- a CDS encoding nitroreductase, whose protein sequence is MHDLDATIRARRSVRGFITNRPVPRSVLREALELAQRAPSNCNVQPWRVFVASGARVERLRQTLRSAIAAGETPQSDDPVDEFPGDYRRLQVECAVELYQKMGIERGDQAGRLRAFVRNFEFFDAPHVAVVCMEKSYGLGVALDVGMWAQTFMLALWARGVSSCAQASLRLYPAILRQELGIADSLRVMCGISFGYEDAAVPANASRQTREPLEKNVVFLDE